A genomic segment from Salvia splendens isolate huo1 chromosome 13, SspV2, whole genome shotgun sequence encodes:
- the LOC121762252 gene encoding lysosomal Pro-X carboxypeptidase-like, whose protein sequence is MNSFQSSLILLLILPFFLHVISIPSYIPRLSLPHQVSVISSIDGFDLYYYTQSLDHFNFAPSSYNTFNQKYFVNTKYWGGPNSSRPIFAYLGAEQPLDASGINSIGIINDNAPRFKALSIFIEHRYYGESIPFGTMEEALRNETTRGYFNSAQALADYAEILLHVKKEFLAHDSPIVVFGGSYGGMLATWFRLKYPHIAIGALASSAPVLYLDDVVEDGYFSVVTKDFKEASLSCYESIKTSWDDMDYIASLTGGLSILSQRFNTCMPLTSVDELKQILVHMYAHAAQYNYPQQQVRRICQAIDGFPIGTDSIGRISAGYLAIHGDVACFNKEMVNCQSDDHPSEVAMGWSWQTCSEMVMPIGIGERDTMFQASPFNLEKFIQNCERSYGIPPRPHWITTYYGAHKMKSVLKQFGSNIIFSNGLQDPYSSGGVLQDINESIVAVTSDNGSHCVDLAPASKNDPEWLIIQRETEIEHIQGWLATYYKGGTLLHAPSTGRSIIIIVIVIVIFI, encoded by the exons ATGAATTCGTTTCAATCCTCTCTCATTCTTCTCCTCATTCTTCCCTTCTTCCTTCATGTTATCTCAATCCCATCCTACATCCCTAGGCTTTCTCTCCCCCATCAAGTGAGTGTGATTAGCTCAATAGATGGTTTTGACCTCTATTACTATACACAATCACTTGATCATTTCAATTTTGCACCCTCAAGCTATAATACCTTCAACCAAAAGTATTTTGTCAACACCAAATATTGGGGCGGTCCAAATTCGAGCCGCCCCATTTTTGCATATCTTGGTGCCGAGCAGCCACTCGATGCCTCCGGCATCAACTCCATTGGCATCATCAATGATAATGCCCCTCGTTTCAAGGCTCTCTCTATTTTCATAGAG CACCGTTATTATGGAGAATCAATTCCATTTGGAACGATGGAGGAGGCCTTGCGAAATGAAACAACGCGCGGGTACTTCAATTCGGCTCAAGCGTTAGCGGACTATGCCGAAATATTATTACACGTCAAGAAGGAATTTTTAGCACATGATTCTCCGATCGTTGTCTTCGGAGGATCGTATGGTGGAA TGCTAGCGACTTGGTTTCGCCTTAAATACCCACACATAGCTATCGGCGCACTGGCTTCATCAGCTCCAGTTTTGTACTTGGACGATGTAGTTGAAGATGGGTATTTCTCCGTCGTCACCAAAGACTTCAAG GAGGCTAGCCTAAGTTGCTATGAGAGCATAAAGACATCATGGGATGATATGGATTACATAGCGTCATTAACGGGAGGCCTCTCCATTTTGAGTCAGAGATTCAACACTTGCAT gCCATTAACAAGTGTGGACGAGTTAAAGCAAATTTTGGTCCATATGTACGCGCACGCGGCTCAATATAACTATCCGCAACAACAAGTGCGAAGAATTTGCCAAGCGATCGACGGCTTTCCCATCGGGACTGATTCTATTGGCCGAATTTCCGCCGGCTACTTAGCTATCCACGGAGACGTTGCGTGCTTTAATAAAGAAATGGTCAATTGTCAATCGGATGATCATCCATCGGAGGTTGCAATGGGCTGGAGTTGGCAg ACATGTAGTGAAATGGTGATGCCAATTGGTATTGGGGAAAGAGACACAATGTTCCAAGCTTCACCTTTCAACTTGGAGAAGTTCATCCAAAATTGTGAGAGATCTTATGGTATTCCACCTAGACCTCATTGGATCACAACTTACTATGGAGCTCAT AAAATGAAATCGGTTCTCAAGCAATTTGGAAGCAATATAATATTCTCAAATGGGCTACAAGATCCATACAGTAGCGGAGG GGTGCTCCAAGACATAAATGAGAGTATCGTTGCAGTCACTTCGGACAATG GTTCACATTGTGTGGACTTAGCTCCGGCATCAAAAAACGATCCGGAATGGTTGATCATCCAAAGGGAAACAGAGATTGAACACATTCAAGGCTGGCTTGCAACTTATTACAAAGGAGGGACTCTTTTGCACGCGCCAAGCACGGGACGCTCCATAATTatcattgtaattgtaattgtaatatTTATTTGA
- the LOC121762573 gene encoding putative disease resistance protein RGA3, producing the protein MAEAFLQLLLDNLSSLIKEEIGLILGVDDEMKKLCSTLTTIQAVLEDAEDKQIKSKPIRNWLQKLTAIAYEVDDILDECNTHVSKLNHSHSKLSRYSLKKLLYRHNIARRMKQVNEKVEAVAAERAKFHLREMPIDRPREVAIASRETASLLNEPDKIYGREEDKDKIVKTLLNDVKNRHEMSVLPVIGVGGLGKTTLARLVFNDPQVEEHFDLRIWVCVSDNFEMKTLAKAMIESATGRGKAWDLQHLDAIERRLWELLSKKRYLIVMDDVWNDHQDKWFVLRDVLSCGSAGSSVVVTTRQKKVADIMTTLPCHCLEGLSDEHCWALLQQRAFGPNEEVSPQLETIGKQIVKKCAGVPLAATTLGGIVRFKRKEEEWIYVRDNDIWKLSPEESLIVPALRLSYHHLPLELRQCFAYFAAFPKDHYIEKEELVLLWMAHGHISSKGTLQVEDVGNQICNELLLRSLLQTNVDNKSEIGMHDLVHDLAESIMENKVPGVQSERNLTSASTIREVNLLQKTSLFPKTFQKDMSITSISELRSLRVLKAKAIEDLPPSIGNHKHLRSLNLSNSEIQTLPNSLCTLWNLQILNLDGCVRLVALPKKLTSLHNLQHLCLWGCESLCEMPSKMRELNGLKTLSMFVVGLKRDNQLEELECLNLSGRLHIRHLERVKDHMDAKKAKIAEKNNLSELKLSWERNGRSKSEEDLDEKVLEALEPHHNLEKLYIVGFSGRYLPDWMKNSCLGKVVLIYIWNCKNCKRFPNLGGLPCLKSLFLDDVGVEYIIDKEGGVGSGHPGKIQFVALINLVLIGLPNLKGLSKEQGIKEAFPNLERLWIERCSSLILPPLSSLQKLESLTCSSSTLGLLSEHEIPRELRVEVEESLTCFPIEMLAKFHKLRWLTIMGAKDICVTREGLQALKELTSLYLRNCRIRCLPEGMLRHLTALVMLNIWDCREIVELPEDIKQLHNLAGLELHFLPKMTRLPQAFQYLTRLELRDLPELESLPDHLPYLITLEVTDCPKIVTIPALPNLDELRVTGCPQLQRRCQRGRGEDWHKIAHVRRIYISPY; encoded by the coding sequence ATGGCAGAGGCAtttcttcaactccttcttgaCAATTTGAGCTCTCTTATCAAGGAGGAGATCGGACTGATCTTGGGCGTCGATGATGAGATGAAGAAACTCTGCAGCACTCTCACCACCATCCAAGCTGTGCTGGAGGATGCCGAAGACAAGCAAATCAAGAGCAAGCCAATTCGAAACTGGCTTCAAAAGCTCACCGCTATTGCTTACGAGGTTGATGACATATTGGATGAGTGCAACACTCATGTCTCCAAACTCAACCACTCTCATTCCAAACTCAGCCGCTACAGCCTCAAGAAATTATTGTATCGCCACAACATCGCAAGGAGAATGAAGCAAGTCAACGAGAAAGTGGAGGCTGTTGCTGCGGAACGTGCTAAGTTTCATCTGCGCGAGATGCCTATTGATAGACCAAGAGAAGTTGCTATTGCGTCACGTGAGACAGCTTCCCTGTTGAACGAGCCTGATAAGATTTATGGCAGGGAAGAAGATAAAGACAAGATTGTGAAGACGTTGTTGAATGATGTGAAGAACAGGCATGAGATGTCTGTGCTGCCAGTTATCGGTGTTGGCGGCCTTGGGAAGACCACTCTCGCTCGACTAGTTTTCAACGATCCACAGGTGGAAGAGCACTTTGATCTAAGAATTTGGGTTTGTGTTTCTGATAACTTTGAAATGAAGACTCTGGCGAAGGCCATGATTGAATCTGCGACGGGAAGAGGAAAAGCATGGGATCTTCAGCACTTGGATGCTATAGAGCGTCGCCTCTGGGAATTGTTGAGCAAAAAAAGATATTTGATTGTGATGGATGATGTTTGGAATGACCACCAGGATAAATGGTTTGTGTTGAGAGATGTTTTATCATGTGGCTCAGCCGGTTCGTCGGTTGTCGTCACCACACGCCAGAAGAAGGTTGCTGATATAATGACAACACTTCCATGTCATTGTCTTGAGGGGCTGTCGGATGAGCACTGTTGGGCGCTGCTGCAGCAGCGCGCCTTCGGACCAAATGAAGAGGTGTCTCCACAGCTGGAGACAATTGGGAAACAGATCGTGAAGAAATGTGCTGGAGTGCCCCTGGCTGCTACAACACTTGGTGGAATCGTACGGTTTAAAAGAAAGGAAGAGGAATGGATATATGTGAGAGACAATGATATATGGAAGTTGTCGCCTGAGGAGAGTTTGATAGTGCCAGCTTTGAGATTGAGTTATCATCATCTTCCGTTGGAGCTTAGGCAATGCTTTGCGTATTTTGCAGCATTTCCTAAGGACCATTACATTGAAAAAGAAGAACTGGTTCTTCTATGGATGGCTCATGGCCACATTTCATCAAAGGGGACTTTACAAGTGGAAGATGTTGGAAATCAAATATGTAATGAGCTACTTCTTCGATCGCTTCTACAAACAAATGTGGATAACAAGAGTGAGATTGGTATGCATGATCTTGTTCATGATCTGGCAGAATCAATAATGGAGAACAAAGTTCCTGGAGTACAAAGTGAGAGAAATCTCACAAGTGCATCAACTATCCGCGAGGTAAATTTGCTACAAAAAACTTCCTTGTTTcctaaaacttttcaaaaagaTATGAGCATTACTTCCATCTCGGAGCTAAGAAGTTTAAGAGTATTAAAAGCAAAAGCAATAGAAGATTTGCCTCCTTCCATTGGCAATCATAAACATTTGCGATCCTTGAATTTGTCTAATTCTGAAATTCAAACTCTCCCCAACTCGTTATGTACACTTTGGAACTTGCAAATCCTCAACTTGGATGGATGTGTTAGGCTTGTGGCTTTACCTAAGAAGCTCACATCCTTACATAATCTTCAACATCTATGTTTGTGGGGCTGCGAGTCATTGTGTGAGATGCCATCCAAAATGAGAGAGTTAAATGGCCTGAAAACATTAAGTATGTTTGTTGTCGGTCTCAAGAGAGATAACCAACTTGAGGAACTGGAATGTTTGAACCTCAGTGGAAGGCTTCATATTAGGCATTTGGAGAGAGTAAAAGACCATATGGATGCAAAGAAAGCAAAGATTGCGGAGAAAAACAATCTTTCAGAGTTGAAATTGTCGTGGGAAAGAAATGGTCGATCCAAGTCAGAGGAGGATCTTGATGAAAAGGTGTTGGAAGCACTTGAACCTCACCACAATCTTGAAAAACTTTATATAGTAGGCTTCAGTGGTAGATATCTTCCAGATTGGATGAAAAATTCATGTCTAGGAAAAgtagttttgatttatatatggaattGCAAAAATTGTAAGCGTTTTCCAAATCTGGGAGGGCTACCTTGTCTCAAGTCGCTGTTCTTAGATGATGTGGGGGTGGAGTATATTATTGATAAAGAAGGAGGAGTTGGGAGTGGACACCCGGGAAAGATACAGTTTGTGGCTCTCATAAATCTGGTATTAATTGGTCTCCCAAATCTGAAGGGGCTCTCAAAGGAGCAAGGGATTAAAGAAGCATTCCCAAATCTTGAAAGACTATGGATTGAGCGTTGCTCTTCATTAATACTGCCACCACTCTCATCCCTCCAAAAGTTGGAGTCACTAACATGCAGTAGCTCAACTTTGGGTTTATTATCTGAGCATGAAATTCCTAGGGAATTGCGTGTGGAAGTCGAAGAGAGCCTGACATGTTTCCCAATAGAAATGTTGGCAAAGTTCCATAAGCTCCGGTGGCTAACAATTATGGGTGCAAAAGATATCTGTGTGACAAGAGAAGGTCTGCAAGCCTTAAAAGAGCTTACAAGTTTATATCTACGAAATTGTAGAATAAGATGTTTACCAGAAGGGATGTTGCGCCACCTTACTGCTCTGGTTATGCTCAATATATGGGATTGCCGAGAGATAGTAGAGCTGCCAGAGGATATTAAACAACTCCATAATCTTGCCGGGCTTGAGCTACATTTTCTTCCCAAGATGACGCGCTTGCCTCAAGCCTTTCAGTACCTCACTCGGCTAGAGCTAAGGGATCTTCCCGAGCTCGAATCACTCCCAGATCACCTACCTTATCTTATTACACTCGAAGTTACAGACTGCCCAAAGATTGTAACGATTCCAGCTCTGCCAAATCTGGATGAGCTAAGAGTCACTGGTTGCCCACAACTGCAAAGGCGATGTCAGAGAGGAAGAGGAGAGGATTGGCACAAGATTGCCCACGTTCGCCGCATCTATATTTCTCCATATTAA